A genomic window from Cryobacterium sp. SO2 includes:
- a CDS encoding FHA domain-containing protein has protein sequence MADTTTRLDIDLRFSLGEPRDDREPLVGTVTAAGLEIEVFLSEPERFLHSHLTSLADLRTVAAGLAERSMVVAVSGPDGVIVRMGAVRAPLAQRMVTRSPHLRLGTAAAVSSLLKHWRQPPPPEQRLQLPPTTPFPLVPTVSRRIRKHVTTTHYTPGSGRPRLIFVVGSENWDGQPPREFNLLPENTRIGSGADADLRLDGLDLLHAEIRHNANDEYVLIAHGMVGGGSSSAQPEQGLILRTGARIEMGRWRMGFFREEYADHGRPYGGRLGGELSVQKPQPDRRSRRD, from the coding sequence GTGGCCGACACCACAACGCGCCTCGACATCGATCTGCGCTTCTCGCTGGGCGAGCCCAGAGATGACCGTGAGCCGCTCGTCGGTACCGTCACGGCGGCCGGCCTGGAGATTGAGGTGTTCCTGAGTGAACCCGAGCGCTTCCTGCACAGCCATCTCACCTCCCTGGCCGATCTGCGCACCGTGGCGGCTGGCCTAGCCGAGCGGTCGATGGTTGTCGCCGTGTCAGGACCCGACGGCGTGATCGTCCGGATGGGCGCGGTGCGGGCTCCACTTGCGCAGCGGATGGTGACCCGCTCGCCGCATCTCAGGCTGGGGACCGCCGCGGCCGTAAGCTCGCTGCTCAAGCACTGGCGTCAGCCACCACCGCCCGAGCAACGGTTGCAGCTGCCGCCGACGACACCGTTCCCCCTGGTCCCCACGGTCTCCCGGCGGATCAGGAAACACGTCACGACGACCCACTACACGCCGGGTTCAGGACGCCCCCGCCTGATATTCGTGGTGGGATCTGAGAACTGGGACGGCCAGCCGCCCCGCGAGTTCAACCTACTGCCCGAGAACACTCGGATCGGCAGCGGCGCAGACGCCGACCTGCGCCTGGATGGGCTCGACCTCCTGCACGCCGAGATCCGGCACAACGCCAACGACGAGTACGTCCTCATCGCTCACGGCATGGTCGGCGGCGGCTCGAGTTCGGCGCAGCCCGAGCAGGGCCTGATCCTGCGCACCGGTGCCCGTATCGAAATGGGGCGCTGGCGCATGGGCTTCTTCCGGGAGGAGTACGCCGATCATGGTCGCCCTTACGGCGGCCGGCTCGGCGGGGAGCTCTCGGTGCAGAAGCCCCAGCCGGATCGCCGGTCGCGACGGGACTGA
- a CDS encoding DHA2 family efflux MFS transporter permease subunit yields the protein MTGARRRWFGLVFISIAVALIIVDSTIVNVAIPSIIDDLGITSTQVQWVQESYTLVFAALLLVFGTLADRYGRRRILLSGVVIFAAASVLAAFAQTGDLLIASRLVQGVGGAMVLPTTLSLINATFRGRDRGIAFAIWGSTIGGMVAVGPLLGGWLTTYFSWRWAFGINVPLGLVIVVGVLIFVSESKDTGVPRRIDVIGAVLSVITSASLVFGLIEGRTYGWWLTKTAPTIGDWTWPFTLSIIPVAFLVTLLAGIAFIWWGLHRQRLGKTTLLAFSLFRIASFRNGNIAALIVSLGEFGIILSLPLWLQNVLGYDALQTGFVLLALAIGSFVASGIAGAFGNKVSPLTIVRAGIVAEILGVAGLGTVITVDATWLAIVPFLFVYGMGVGLATAQLTGVVLGDVPIEQSGQGSGTSSTARQIGSALGIAVLGTVLFTSVGLSLDAKLADLDVPAATSSQIVDTVVDSAGAAIPALDAQSPAVAEAAREAFSEGTRYSAFAAAGFLVIGLIATLRLSSRRVEADEDTDDQQPEVEQART from the coding sequence ATGACCGGCGCCCGCCGACGCTGGTTCGGCCTGGTCTTCATCAGCATCGCCGTCGCCCTGATCATCGTCGACTCCACCATCGTCAACGTCGCGATCCCCTCGATCATCGACGACCTGGGCATCACCTCCACCCAGGTGCAGTGGGTTCAGGAGAGCTACACCCTGGTCTTCGCCGCGCTGCTGCTGGTCTTCGGCACCCTCGCCGACCGGTACGGCCGCCGGCGCATCCTGCTCTCCGGCGTGGTCATCTTCGCCGCCGCCTCTGTGCTCGCCGCCTTCGCGCAGACCGGTGACCTGCTCATCGCCTCCAGGCTCGTGCAGGGCGTCGGCGGCGCCATGGTGCTTCCCACCACCCTGTCGCTCATCAATGCCACCTTCCGGGGCCGCGACCGCGGCATCGCGTTCGCCATCTGGGGTTCCACCATCGGCGGCATGGTCGCGGTCGGGCCGCTGCTCGGCGGCTGGCTCACCACCTACTTCTCCTGGCGTTGGGCATTCGGCATCAACGTGCCGCTGGGCCTGGTGATCGTGGTCGGCGTGCTGATCTTCGTCTCCGAGTCCAAGGACACGGGTGTGCCCCGGCGCATCGATGTGATCGGTGCCGTGCTGTCGGTGATCACCAGCGCGTCGTTGGTGTTCGGGCTCATCGAGGGCCGCACCTACGGCTGGTGGCTCACCAAGACCGCGCCCACCATCGGCGACTGGACCTGGCCGTTCACGCTTTCCATCATCCCGGTCGCATTCCTGGTCACCCTGCTCGCCGGCATCGCCTTCATCTGGTGGGGCCTGCACCGCCAGCGCCTGGGCAAGACCACCCTGCTCGCGTTCTCGCTGTTCAGGATCGCGTCGTTCCGGAACGGCAACATCGCCGCGCTGATCGTCTCGCTCGGCGAATTCGGCATCATCCTGTCGCTGCCGCTCTGGCTGCAGAACGTGCTCGGCTACGACGCCCTGCAAACCGGTTTTGTGCTGCTGGCGCTGGCCATCGGTTCGTTCGTGGCCAGCGGCATCGCGGGCGCCTTCGGTAACAAGGTCTCCCCGCTCACCATCGTGCGCGCAGGGATCGTGGCCGAGATCCTCGGCGTCGCCGGCCTGGGCACCGTCATCACCGTGGATGCGACCTGGCTGGCCATCGTGCCGTTCCTGTTCGTCTACGGCATGGGTGTGGGCCTGGCCACCGCCCAGCTCACCGGCGTCGTGCTCGGCGACGTGCCCATCGAACAGAGCGGCCAAGGCTCAGGGACCTCGAGCACAGCCCGCCAGATCGGCTCGGCCCTGGGCATCGCCGTGCTCGGCACCGTGCTGTTCACCTCGGTGGGACTGTCGCTGGACGCCAAGCTCGCCGACCTCGATGTGCCGGCGGCCACCAGCAGCCAGATCGTCGATACCGTTGTCGACAGCGCGGGAGCCGCCATCCCCGCCCTCGACGCTCAGAGTCCAGCGGTGGCCGAGGCCGCCCGTGAGGCGTTCAGCGAGGGAACCAGGTACTCCGCCTTCGCGGCCGCCGGTTTCCTCGTGATCGGGCTCATCGCGACCCTGCGGCTCAGCAGCCGGCGCGTGGAGGCCGACGAGGACACCGACGACCAGCAGCCCGAGGTCGAGCAGGCCCGCACCTGA
- a CDS encoding HPr family phosphocarrier protein — protein sequence MSERNATIASRVGLHARPAAIFAEAVGALPVEVTIALEGDPADDAMDASSILSLMSLGAANGQVVVLRAEGDGADEALESLVKILETDLDAE from the coding sequence ATGTCAGAACGTAACGCCACCATCGCCAGCCGCGTCGGCCTGCACGCCCGCCCCGCGGCGATCTTCGCCGAAGCCGTCGGCGCGTTGCCCGTCGAGGTCACCATCGCCCTTGAGGGCGACCCGGCCGACGACGCAATGGACGCGTCGAGCATCCTGTCGCTGATGAGCCTCGGTGCCGCCAACGGCCAGGTCGTCGTGTTGCGTGCAGAGGGCGATGGAGCGGACGAGGCCCTCGAGAGCCTCGTCAAGATCCTTGAGACGGACCTCGACGCCGAATAG
- the ptsP gene encoding phosphoenolpyruvate--protein phosphotransferase, translated as MQSFTGVGVSPGRIVGSVRQMPKAVSEPPAGEKLASSTTAEDAAVTLRAAAKAVQAELKQRSVGATGAGKSVLEATALMAADPMLIKGAVKLITNNGTSAERAIWESAASVAEMLHNLGGYMAERSTDVLDVRSRIVAELRGVPAPGIPASDEPFILVADDLAPADTATLNPAIVLALVTSGGGPQSHTAIIARALGLPAVVAAAGVEEITDGTSVYVDGAAGSISVDPDADQVAAAEAWATTAATLAVFSGEGTTADGHLVPLLANVGGAADAVKAAAAGAQGVGLLRTEFCFLDRDEEPTLDEQVTAYRGVFDAFPGKKVVVRTLDAGADKPLPFLTDASEPNPALGVRGYRTDFTSPGVLKRQLAAIATAAEGTEADVWVMAPMISTAEEAADFAGMCREAGLKTPGVMVEVPSAALTAETILGLVDFASLGTNDLTQYAMAADRQLGPLAALNTPWQPAVLRLIQLTVAGSVAEGNNKPVGVCGEAAADPALAVVLVGLGVNTLSMTARALSAVAAVLAKVTLPEAQRLAAVALAAPSAVEARARVRAELPVLDELGL; from the coding sequence GTGCAGAGTTTCACAGGAGTAGGGGTCAGCCCCGGGCGGATCGTAGGATCCGTACGGCAGATGCCCAAGGCCGTGAGCGAGCCGCCCGCTGGAGAAAAGCTGGCCTCGTCGACGACGGCGGAAGATGCCGCTGTCACACTGCGCGCAGCCGCGAAGGCGGTGCAGGCCGAGCTCAAGCAGCGTTCGGTCGGCGCCACCGGAGCGGGCAAGTCGGTTCTCGAGGCCACCGCACTGATGGCCGCGGACCCCATGCTCATCAAGGGCGCCGTGAAGTTGATCACCAACAACGGCACCTCCGCTGAGCGAGCAATCTGGGAGTCCGCGGCATCCGTGGCCGAAATGCTGCACAACCTCGGCGGCTATATGGCCGAGCGCTCCACCGATGTGCTCGACGTGCGGTCCCGCATCGTCGCCGAGCTGCGTGGGGTGCCCGCACCGGGCATCCCCGCCTCGGATGAGCCGTTCATCCTCGTCGCCGACGACCTGGCGCCGGCCGACACGGCCACGCTGAACCCGGCGATCGTGCTGGCCCTGGTCACCTCTGGTGGCGGCCCGCAGTCGCACACCGCGATCATCGCCCGTGCCCTGGGCCTGCCCGCCGTGGTCGCCGCGGCCGGCGTCGAAGAGATCACCGACGGCACCAGCGTCTACGTGGACGGAGCGGCTGGCAGCATCTCCGTCGACCCCGACGCCGACCAGGTCGCCGCCGCCGAAGCGTGGGCCACCACCGCAGCCACCCTCGCGGTGTTCTCCGGCGAGGGCACCACGGCCGACGGCCACCTCGTGCCGCTGCTCGCGAACGTCGGCGGCGCCGCGGATGCCGTCAAGGCCGCCGCTGCCGGAGCGCAGGGCGTTGGCCTGTTGCGCACCGAGTTCTGCTTCCTCGACCGCGACGAAGAGCCCACTCTGGACGAGCAGGTCACCGCGTACCGCGGCGTCTTCGACGCGTTCCCGGGCAAGAAGGTCGTCGTGCGCACGCTCGACGCCGGCGCCGACAAGCCCCTCCCCTTCCTCACCGACGCGTCGGAGCCCAACCCGGCCCTCGGCGTGCGCGGCTACCGCACCGACTTCACCTCGCCCGGCGTGCTCAAGCGCCAGCTGGCCGCCATCGCGACCGCCGCAGAGGGCACAGAGGCGGATGTCTGGGTCATGGCCCCGATGATCTCCACCGCCGAAGAGGCCGCAGACTTCGCCGGTATGTGCCGCGAGGCCGGGCTGAAGACCCCCGGCGTCATGGTCGAGGTTCCGTCCGCGGCCCTGACGGCCGAGACGATCCTGGGCCTGGTGGACTTCGCCAGCCTCGGCACCAACGACCTCACCCAGTACGCCATGGCCGCCGACCGCCAGCTCGGCCCGCTCGCGGCGCTGAACACGCCGTGGCAGCCCGCCGTTCTGCGTCTGATCCAGCTCACCGTGGCCGGGTCCGTCGCCGAGGGCAACAACAAGCCCGTCGGTGTCTGCGGCGAAGCCGCGGCCGACCCGGCCCTGGCCGTGGTGCTCGTTGGCCTCGGTGTGAACACCCTCTCGATGACCGCCCGTGCCCTCTCGGCCGTCGCGGCCGTGCTGGCGAAGGTGACCCTCCCGGAGGCCCAGCGCCTCGCTGCCGTGGCCCTGGCCGCTCCGAGCGCCGTCGAAGCACGCGCCCGGGTTCGCGCCGAGCTGCCCGTTCTCGACGAGCTGGGGCTCTAG
- a CDS encoding tryptophan-rich sensory protein: protein MTVSRDLLRQGTVLLSAILALVGSFIGSGAAGGTPIQNASGGALAADATPIAPGGPAFAIWTPIYAGLVLYAIWQLLPRQATDPRQRRLGYAVAASLLLNAAWILSVQFDLLWLSVPVIVLLLAVLVWTFLIILDTRPHSLVETVLVDGTIGLYLGWVCVATAANITAVLVTAGFTGFGLAADIWSVVVIAVAGLVGVLLAIVGRGRLTPTLALCWGLVWVAIARLTGDLLSTPTAVAAIVAVVAVVAVTVILRIRAPRRQSADKLVRA, encoded by the coding sequence ATGACAGTGTCTCGCGACCTGCTTCGCCAGGGCACCGTGCTGCTGAGCGCGATCCTCGCCCTCGTCGGCTCGTTCATCGGGTCCGGCGCCGCGGGCGGCACCCCCATTCAGAACGCCTCCGGGGGAGCTCTGGCCGCCGACGCCACCCCCATCGCGCCCGGGGGCCCGGCCTTCGCGATCTGGACCCCGATCTATGCCGGACTCGTGCTCTACGCGATCTGGCAGCTCCTGCCGCGGCAGGCGACCGACCCGAGGCAGCGCCGGCTCGGCTACGCCGTCGCGGCCTCTCTGCTGCTGAACGCAGCCTGGATCCTCAGCGTGCAGTTCGACCTGCTCTGGCTGAGCGTGCCCGTCATCGTGCTGCTCCTGGCCGTGCTCGTCTGGACCTTCCTGATCATCCTCGACACCCGGCCGCACAGCCTCGTCGAGACGGTGCTGGTGGACGGCACGATCGGCCTGTACCTCGGCTGGGTCTGCGTGGCCACGGCCGCCAACATCACCGCGGTCCTCGTGACCGCCGGGTTCACCGGCTTCGGCCTGGCCGCCGATATCTGGTCGGTCGTGGTGATCGCCGTGGCCGGCCTGGTGGGCGTGCTGCTCGCCATCGTCGGCCGGGGCCGGCTCACCCCCACCCTGGCGCTCTGCTGGGGCCTCGTCTGGGTTGCGATCGCCCGGCTCACCGGCGATCTGCTCTCCACACCCACCGCGGTGGCCGCCATCGTCGCGGTCGTCGCGGTTGTCGCCGTCACCGTGATCCTCCGCATCCGCGCCCCGCGCCGGCAGAGTGCCGACAAGCTGGTGCGCGCATGA
- a CDS encoding DUF559 domain-containing protein encodes MTARIPLPDGWADRPFRVGDALDAGVGRSRLRSGDLDRPFWGVRIPAASQGAGPTVNGGAWVPVRRAELEAMARALLVRMPPGAFFSHATAALLLGLPVPTRLARLRPVHVGVPAPAAAMKARDIVGPSVRIEPDDLVDRGSLRLTGPARTWLDLAALLTLGELVAIGDHLLYWESPILTRDELADALEKYPSRRGLRLARTALPLLRTRSESPRESLLRVIIVLACLPEPECNYNVFDDEGRFLARGDLVYPEYKLLLEYQGDHHRTDRAQWRSDIRRVGRLEDRGWQVLQFTDDDLRDPTTLVARISRRLRAKGAQL; translated from the coding sequence ATGACAGCTCGTATCCCGCTGCCCGACGGTTGGGCCGATCGTCCATTCCGCGTGGGCGACGCCCTCGATGCCGGGGTCGGTCGTTCCAGGTTGCGGAGCGGCGACCTCGACCGGCCCTTCTGGGGCGTTCGCATTCCCGCCGCCTCTCAGGGGGCCGGACCGACCGTCAACGGCGGGGCGTGGGTGCCCGTTCGCCGTGCCGAGTTGGAGGCTATGGCCCGGGCGCTTCTCGTGCGGATGCCACCCGGGGCGTTCTTCTCACATGCAACCGCTGCCTTGCTCCTCGGCCTGCCCGTGCCCACCCGGCTGGCGCGGTTGCGCCCGGTGCATGTCGGGGTGCCTGCGCCGGCCGCCGCCATGAAGGCGCGGGACATCGTCGGCCCTAGCGTGCGCATTGAACCCGACGACCTCGTCGACCGGGGTTCGCTGCGTCTCACCGGCCCGGCCCGCACCTGGTTGGACCTGGCAGCGCTGTTGACCCTGGGTGAGCTCGTCGCCATCGGCGACCACTTGCTGTATTGGGAGTCTCCCATCCTGACGCGAGACGAGCTCGCGGATGCATTGGAGAAGTACCCGAGCCGCAGAGGCCTCAGGCTCGCCCGAACCGCCCTTCCGCTCCTCCGCACCCGCTCCGAATCACCGCGGGAGTCGCTGCTCCGGGTGATCATCGTTCTCGCCTGCCTGCCCGAACCCGAGTGCAATTACAACGTGTTCGACGACGAGGGACGGTTCCTGGCCAGGGGAGACCTCGTCTACCCCGAGTACAAACTCCTCCTCGAGTATCAGGGTGACCACCACCGCACCGATCGGGCGCAGTGGCGCTCGGACATCCGCCGCGTCGGCCGCCTCGAGGACCGCGGCTGGCAGGTGCTGCAGTTCACCGACGACGATCTCCGCGACCCGACGACCCTGGTTGCGCGGATCAGTCGCCGCTTGCGTGCCAAGGGCGCTCAGCTGTGA
- a CDS encoding fructose-specific PTS transporter subunit EIIC, translated as MSALITPELVALDQNLGDAPATVIRHLAELVAGAGRATEIEGLYADALAREAKTSTGIPGGLAIPHCRSAAVTEPTLAVARLSQPVDFGSADGPADLIFMIAAPEGADQDHLKILSKLARSLMKADFTAALRAAKTPEEIVTLVTDIVAPVTAAAPAGAHSAPAAPRATSAVPVQAPTGAGTTGPATAGSRRLVAVTACPTGIAHTYMAADALVAAAKEMGIDLQVETQGSAGATPLAASVIAAADAVIFAVDVDVRDKSRFAGKPVIQSPVKRGIDEPKKMIQEALAAVDNPNARRVSGGGAEASDSVSENEHMGQKVKRALLTGVSYMIPFVAGGGLLIALGFLLGGYKITEVADVVVLQNSLWNLPEGGLAIYLGAVLFKIGALSMGFLVPALAGYIAYGIADRPGIAPGFVAGAVSGFMGAGFLGGIVGGLLAGVAAAYIGSFKVPSWLRSLMPVVIIPLLASIFASGLMFLVLGGPIAWLTVALSDWLNGMTGASVVILGLILGLMMAFDLGGPVNKVAYSFAVAGLGAATLANQAPWQIMAAVMAAGMVPPLAMALATVLDRKLFSPVERENGKAAWLLGASFISEGAIPFAAADPLRVIPASMLGAATTGALTMAWGVTSKAPHGGMFVFFAIDNFLLFALAIIIGTVISAIAVIVLKRYVRKAPTAENAELANTTLVNA; from the coding sequence GTGAGTGCACTGATTACCCCAGAGCTCGTTGCTTTGGACCAGAACCTCGGAGACGCGCCCGCGACCGTGATCCGGCACCTTGCCGAGCTCGTTGCCGGAGCCGGCCGGGCCACCGAGATCGAGGGCCTGTACGCCGATGCCCTCGCCCGCGAAGCGAAGACCTCCACCGGCATCCCCGGCGGCCTCGCGATCCCCCACTGCCGCTCGGCAGCGGTCACGGAGCCGACGCTGGCCGTCGCCCGCCTCTCGCAGCCCGTCGACTTCGGTTCGGCAGACGGCCCCGCCGACCTGATCTTCATGATCGCCGCCCCGGAGGGCGCCGACCAGGACCACCTGAAGATCCTGTCCAAGCTCGCCCGTTCGCTCATGAAGGCCGACTTCACCGCGGCCCTGCGCGCAGCGAAGACCCCCGAAGAGATCGTGACCCTGGTCACCGACATCGTCGCCCCGGTCACCGCAGCAGCACCCGCCGGAGCGCACTCCGCCCCAGCGGCACCGCGCGCCACGTCCGCAGTGCCCGTCCAGGCACCCACCGGTGCCGGCACGACGGGCCCCGCCACCGCGGGCAGCCGTCGCCTCGTGGCCGTCACCGCCTGCCCCACCGGCATCGCGCACACCTACATGGCAGCGGATGCGCTCGTCGCGGCCGCCAAGGAAATGGGCATCGACCTGCAGGTCGAGACCCAGGGTTCCGCCGGAGCGACCCCGCTGGCCGCCTCGGTCATCGCCGCAGCAGACGCCGTGATCTTCGCGGTTGACGTGGACGTTCGCGACAAGAGCCGCTTCGCCGGCAAGCCCGTCATCCAGTCGCCCGTCAAGCGCGGCATCGACGAACCGAAGAAGATGATCCAGGAGGCTCTCGCCGCCGTGGACAACCCGAACGCCCGCCGCGTCAGCGGTGGTGGCGCAGAGGCATCCGACTCGGTCAGCGAGAACGAGCACATGGGCCAGAAGGTCAAGCGCGCCCTGCTCACCGGTGTCAGCTACATGATCCCGTTCGTCGCCGGTGGAGGCCTCCTCATCGCACTGGGCTTCCTGCTCGGCGGCTACAAGATCACCGAGGTCGCCGACGTCGTCGTGCTGCAGAACAGCCTCTGGAACCTGCCTGAGGGTGGCCTGGCCATTTACCTCGGCGCGGTCCTGTTCAAGATCGGCGCCCTGTCGATGGGCTTCCTGGTTCCGGCCCTGGCCGGCTACATCGCCTACGGCATCGCCGACCGGCCCGGCATCGCCCCCGGCTTCGTCGCCGGTGCGGTCTCCGGCTTCATGGGTGCAGGCTTCCTCGGCGGCATCGTCGGCGGCCTGCTCGCCGGTGTCGCTGCGGCCTACATCGGTTCCTTCAAGGTGCCGAGCTGGCTCCGCAGCCTGATGCCCGTCGTGATCATCCCGCTGCTCGCCTCGATCTTCGCCTCCGGGCTGATGTTCCTGGTGCTCGGTGGACCGATCGCCTGGCTCACCGTCGCCCTGAGCGACTGGCTCAACGGCATGACCGGCGCGTCCGTCGTGATCCTCGGCCTGATCCTCGGCCTCATGATGGCGTTCGACCTCGGTGGCCCGGTCAACAAGGTTGCATACTCCTTCGCCGTCGCCGGCCTCGGTGCCGCAACGCTGGCCAACCAGGCGCCGTGGCAGATCATGGCCGCGGTCATGGCCGCCGGCATGGTTCCGCCGCTCGCGATGGCCCTGGCCACCGTGCTCGACCGCAAGCTGTTCAGCCCGGTCGAACGCGAAAACGGCAAGGCTGCCTGGCTGCTCGGCGCGTCGTTCATCTCCGAAGGCGCCATCCCGTTCGCCGCTGCCGACCCGCTGCGCGTGATCCCCGCGAGCATGCTCGGCGCGGCCACCACTGGCGCGCTCACTATGGCCTGGGGCGTCACGTCCAAGGCCCCGCACGGCGGCATGTTCGTCTTCTTCGCCATCGACAACTTCCTCCTGTTCGCTCTCGCGATCATCATCGGCACGGTCATTTCGGCCATCGCCGTGATCGTTCTGAAGCGCTACGTGCGGAAGGCGCCGACGGCTGAGAACGCCGAGCTGGCTAACACCACCCTGGTGAACGCCTAG
- a CDS encoding DeoR/GlpR family DNA-binding transcription regulator, with product MFAEERQSMIAEMVSDLSRVTVNELAVRFDITPETVRRDLSALETSRHLRRVHGGAVAIDRLSMSEPSLEERQSQRHDEKARIADAALAMIPASTTGSIILDSGTTTELLADRLLDWMPANAGDQLLVITNALPIAYKLAGNEAISLQILGGRVRGLTRAIVGTRTTQMLDAMRPDIAFVGANGVAAEFGFSTPDSVEAAVKTAIVRSARRVVALADSSKLDQETLVRFAALSDIDALITDAPPSQKLAAALAAADVEVVIA from the coding sequence ATGTTCGCCGAAGAGCGTCAGTCGATGATCGCCGAGATGGTGTCCGACTTGAGCCGTGTCACCGTCAACGAACTCGCCGTGCGCTTCGACATCACGCCGGAGACCGTGCGCCGCGACCTCTCCGCGCTGGAGACCAGCCGTCACCTGCGCCGCGTGCACGGTGGCGCCGTGGCCATCGACCGCCTGAGCATGTCGGAGCCGAGCCTCGAGGAACGCCAGAGCCAGCGCCACGACGAGAAGGCCCGCATCGCCGACGCCGCGCTGGCCATGATCCCCGCGAGCACCACCGGGTCGATCATCCTGGACTCCGGCACCACCACCGAGCTGCTGGCCGACCGCCTGCTCGACTGGATGCCCGCCAACGCCGGCGACCAGCTCTTGGTGATCACCAACGCCCTGCCCATCGCCTACAAGCTGGCCGGCAACGAGGCCATCTCGCTGCAGATCCTCGGCGGCCGGGTGCGCGGCCTCACCCGGGCCATCGTGGGCACCCGTACCACCCAGATGCTCGACGCGATGCGCCCGGACATCGCGTTCGTCGGTGCCAACGGTGTGGCCGCCGAGTTCGGCTTCAGCACCCCCGATTCCGTCGAGGCCGCCGTGAAGACCGCCATCGTGCGTTCGGCCCGCCGGGTCGTCGCCCTCGCCGACTCCTCCAAGCTCGACCAGGAAACCCTGGTCAGGTTCGCTGCTCTGAGCGACATCGACGCGCTCATCACCGATGCTCCCCCTTCCCAGAAACTTGCCGCAGCCCTCGCCGCGGCGGATGTCGAGGTCGTAATCGCATGA
- a CDS encoding MarR family transcriptional regulator, which translates to MTTPDSGMDQWPNGRLLSTAARLVEHAWIEALESLGLTHAGLIVLHLLGEGAQSQTDLARQARVQTQTMSRTLDRLERQGLVARIRDERDARRHLVTRTDAGTGVWRQARTLEADVFPPLENADELRAALLEIITASSARRW; encoded by the coding sequence GTGACTACTCCCGATTCCGGCATGGACCAGTGGCCGAACGGCCGGCTGCTCTCTACGGCCGCCCGGCTCGTGGAGCACGCCTGGATCGAGGCCCTCGAGTCGCTCGGCCTCACGCACGCCGGCCTGATCGTGCTGCACCTGTTGGGTGAGGGTGCGCAGAGCCAAACCGACCTTGCACGGCAGGCGCGTGTGCAGACGCAGACCATGTCGCGCACTCTCGACCGGCTGGAGCGCCAGGGCCTGGTGGCGCGCATCCGCGACGAACGTGATGCCAGGCGCCACCTGGTCACGCGCACGGATGCCGGCACCGGCGTCTGGCGGCAGGCTCGCACGCTGGAGGCCGATGTGTTTCCGCCGCTCGAGAACGCCGACGAATTGCGGGCGGCGCTGTTGGAGATCATCACCGCGTCGTCGGCCCGGCGCTGGTGA
- a CDS encoding 1-phosphofructokinase family hexose kinase, with translation MIVTLTPNPSLDRTIELAGPLARGDVQRALDAHQEPGGKGVNICRALEASGVQSLAILPGDADDPVLLALTAQGIPHLGLPINATLRSNIAITEPDGTTTKVNEPGPALSADQQAALVELVLEKAAGAGWLVLAGSLPPGVPDTFYADLTRELKARFGADAPKVAIDSSGAPLAAAISAGPDLLKPNADELAELTGISDPDSLEADPHLAARAAQTLITAGVGAVLATLGSKGALLVTAEGYWLATRPPIVAVSTVGAGDSSLAGFLLSDLAGASAPDCLRQAVAHGAAAASLPGSTVPALDHTDPSAVTVTAFATHPKEDDQ, from the coding sequence ATGATCGTCACACTCACCCCCAACCCCAGTCTTGATCGCACGATCGAGCTCGCCGGCCCGCTCGCCCGCGGCGACGTGCAGCGCGCCCTGGACGCCCACCAGGAACCCGGCGGCAAAGGCGTCAACATCTGCCGGGCGCTCGAAGCCTCCGGCGTGCAGAGCCTCGCGATCCTGCCGGGCGACGCCGATGACCCGGTGCTGCTCGCGCTGACCGCGCAGGGCATCCCCCACCTGGGCCTGCCCATCAACGCCACCCTGCGCAGCAACATCGCGATCACCGAACCGGACGGCACCACCACCAAGGTGAACGAGCCCGGTCCGGCGCTCAGCGCCGACCAGCAGGCCGCCCTGGTGGAACTCGTGCTGGAGAAGGCTGCCGGCGCCGGATGGCTCGTGCTGGCCGGGTCCCTCCCGCCCGGAGTGCCGGACACGTTCTACGCCGACCTCACCCGTGAGCTCAAGGCCCGTTTCGGCGCCGACGCCCCCAAGGTCGCCATCGACTCCTCCGGAGCTCCCCTGGCCGCGGCCATCAGCGCCGGCCCCGACCTGCTCAAGCCCAACGCCGACGAACTCGCCGAGCTCACCGGCATCTCGGATCCCGACAGCCTCGAGGCCGACCCGCACCTGGCGGCCCGTGCCGCGCAGACCCTCATCACCGCTGGAGTCGGCGCCGTTCTGGCCACCCTCGGTTCCAAGGGTGCCCTGCTGGTCACCGCAGAGGGCTACTGGCTCGCCACTCGTCCCCCGATCGTCGCGGTTTCAACCGTCGGCGCCGGAGATTCTTCGCTGGCGGGCTTCCTGCTCAGCGACCTGGCCGGAGCATCCGCCCCGGACTGCCTGCGTCAGGCCGTCGCCCATGGCGCCGCTGCCGCATCCCTGCCCGGCTCAACCGTGCCGGCCCTCGACCACACCGACCCCAGCGCCGTCACAGTGACGGCATTTGCTACACATCCAAAGGAGGATGACCAGTGA